The genomic DNA GAGCAACATATTGGGGTCTAGTATAGGGGGGAGCAACATATTGGGGTCTAGTATAGGGGGGAGCAACATATTGGGGTCTAGTTCAGGGGGGAGCAATATATTGGGGTCTAGTTCAGAACGGAGCAACATATTGGGGTCTAATTCAGGGGGAGCAACATATTGGGGTCTAGTTCAGAACGGAGCAACATATTGGGGTTTAGTTCAGGGGGGAGCAACATATTTGGGTCTAGTTCAGGGGGAGCAACATATTGGGGTCTAGTTCAGTGGGGAGCAACATATTGGGTCTAGTTTAGGGGGGAGCAACATATTGGGTCTAGTTTAGGGGGGAGCAACATATTGGGGTCTAATTCAGGGGGGAGCAACATATTGGGGTCTAGTTCCGGGGGAGCAACATATTGGGGTCTAGTTCAGGGGGGAGCAACATATTGGGGTCTAGTATAGGGGGGAGCAACATATTGGGGTCTAGTATAGGGGAGAGCAACATATTGGGGTCTAGTTCAGGGGGAGCAACATATTGGGATCTAGTTCAGGGGGGAGCACCATATTGGGGTCTAGTTCAGGGGGAAGCAACATATTGGGGTCTAGTTCAGGGGGGAGCAACATATTGGGGTCTAGTTCAGGGGAGAGCAACATATTGGGGTCTAGTTCAGGGGGAGCAACATATTGGGGTCTAGTTCAGAACGGAGCAACATATTGGGGTTTAGTTCAGGGGGGAGCAACATATTGGGGTCTAATTCAGGGGGAGCAACATATTGGGGTCTAGTTCAGAACGGAGCAACATATTTATCGGGGTCTAGTTCAGGGGGAGCAACATATTGGGGTCTAGTTCAGAACGGAGCAACATATTGGGGTCTAGTTCAGAATGGAGCAACATATTGGGGTCTAGTTCAGCGGGGAGCAACATATTGGGTCTAGTTTAGGGGGGAGCAACATATTGGGTCTAGTTTAGGGGGGAGCAACATATTGGGTCTAGTTTAGGGGGGAGCAACATATTGGGGTCTAATTCAGGGGGAGCAACATATTGGGGTCTAGTTCCGGGGGAGCAACATATTGGGTCTAGTATAGGGGGGAGCAACATATTGGGGTCTAGTATAGGGGGGAGCAACATATTGGGGTCTAGTTAGGGGGGGAGCAACATATTGGGGTCTAGTTCTGGGGGAGCAACATATTGGGGTCTAGTTCAGCGGGGAGCAACATATTGGGACTAGTTTAGGGGGGAGCAACATATTGGGGTCTAGTTTAGGGGGGAGCAACATATTCTGACAGTTTCACCTCAATGAGCAGGACTTCCTGGTGTGTTTAGCGTTGTGTGTATATAGCGGTCAGTGTTTTCTGTGGCTAACACAGCCCTCCCTCGTAATCGTCGTCGTCCTCGGCGGAAGCAGCAGGTGCTCCGGCGCCCCCCTGTGGCGGCTTTGCAGTCTTCTTCTTCGCTCCTCCTCCAGGAACCTTCAGGGAGATGGCCAGCTTGGCATACTGAGAGTAGACGGGGGGATAGATTACATCAACAGGGTTGTTCCTACCTCAAGTATTGCTTCTTCAAGTGTATGAAACTTGTGGAATTGGATCTTAAAAAGCATGGTTTCAAATACTGATCGACAGTGGTAGCAGATTGGCAGACTGGCAGTGTAAAAGATAACTCCTGTATAGAGGGTTACCTTCTGCAGGTTAAGTGTCAACATCGCTAAACAGCGTGAGGGTTCGGTCAGGGACCCATCGCTAGACAGGGTGAGGGTTCGGTCAGGGACCCATCGCTAGACAGGGTGAGGGTTCGGTCAGGGACCCATCGCTAGACAGAGTGAGGATTCGGTCAGGGACCCATCGCTAGACAGAGTGAGGGTTCGGTCAGGGACCCATCGCTAGACAGAGTGAGGGTTCGGTCAGGGACCCATCGCTAGACAGAGTGAGGGTTCGGTCAGGGACCCATCGCTAGACAGAGTGAGGGTTCGGTCAGGGACCCATCGCTAGACAGAGTGAGGGTTCGGTCAGGGACCCATCGCTAGACAGAGTGAGGGTTCGGTCAGGGACCCATCGCTAAACAGCGTGAGGGTTCGGTCAGGGACCCATCGCTAGACAGAGTGAGGGTTCGGTCAGGGACCCATCGCTAGACAGAGTGAGGGTTCGGTCAGGGACCCATCGCTAGACAGAGTGAGGGTTTGGTCAGGGACCCATTGCTAGACAGAGTGAGGGTTCTGTCAGGGACCCATCGCTAGACAGAGTGAGGGTTCGGTCAGGGACCCATCGCTAGATAGTGTGAGGGTTTGGTCAGGGACCCATTGCTAgacagtgtgatggtttgggataGGTGGATGGCAGGGGTCTCCATCTCTGGTCCTGGAGGACTACTGGTAAGTAACCCACTGATACTGCAGGGCTGAAAccaaagcctgcacacccagcagCACTCCAGGACTCCAGGACTCCAGGAGTATGGCTCAGCTGGTATAGCATGGCATCCATAACGTAACAGACCCTGTGATGGGTACATAACAGACCAGACAATGTGATGGGTACATAACAGACCAGACCCTGTGACAGGTACATAACAGACCAGACCCCGTGATGGGTACATAACAGACCAGACCCTGTGACAGGTACATAACAGACCAGACCCCGTGATGTGTACATAACAGAACAGACCCTGTGATGGGTACATAACAGATCAGACCATGTGATGGGTACATAACATACCCCCTGAGGGGTACATAACAGACCCTGTGAGGGGTACATAACAGATCAGACCTTGTGATGGGTACATAACATACCCCCTGAGGGGTACATAACAGACCCTGTGAGGGGTACATAACAGACCAGACCCTGTGATGGGTACATAACGTAACAGACCCTGTGATGGGTACATAACGGAACAGACCCTGTGATGGGTACATAACGGAACAGACCCTGTGATGGGTACATAACAGACCAGACCCTGTGATGGGTACATAACAGACCCTGTGAGGGTACATAACAGACCCTGTGGGGTACATAACATACCCCGTGAGGGTACATAACATACCCCGTGAGGGGTACATAACAGACCCCCTTGGGGTTACATAACAGACCCCGTGAGGGGTACATAACAGAACAGACCCTGTGAGGGTACATAACAGATCCCGTGGGGGTACATAACAGACCCCGTGAGGGGTACATAACAGACCCCGTCCTCACGTTGTATGAAGTGTTACTCACGTCATTGTCCATGTACTTCAACATACCCCGTGAGGGGTACATAACAGACCCCGTGGGGGGTACATAACAGACCCCGTGAGGATACATAACAGACCCCGTGAGGGTACATAACAGACCCTGTGAGGGGTACATAACAGACCCCGTGAGGGTACATAACATACCCCGTGAGGGTACATAACAGACCCTGTGAGGGTACATAACAGACCCTGTGAGGGTACAGACCCCGTGAGTGTACAGACCCTGTGAGTGTACAGACCCCGTGAGGGTACAGTTGTATGAAGTGTTACTCACATCTTTGTCCATGTACTTCAGCAGACCCCGTGAGGGGTAAATAACAGACCCCGTGAGGGTACATAACAGACCCCGTGAGGGGTACATAACAGACCCTGTGAGGGTACATAACAGACCCCGTGAGGGTACAGACCCCGTGAGGGTACAGTTGTATGAAGTGTTACTCACATCATTGTCCATGTACTTCAGCAGAGCGGAGTTACACACGCGGTGCACCTGGTCCTCGTCCTGCTCGTCATATCCCTGCAGCAACGTCTCCATGGCCACGCAGTCTTCACTCCCACTGTACCCTGGGAGGCTGCAGGAAAACAGCAAATTATATCATCAGACTACTGTCACAATTCATAGTCTGTAGCCCAAATTACAGTTATCGCTGAATAGTCGTTCGCTTCCACTGTATTTCTTACACCAGTTGGTTCCTTTTAAATCCAACAGTGGGAAAGCACCAATTCAGATGGACATTAGCCACGCAGTCAGATAGACATTAGCCACGCAGTCAGATAGACATTAGCCACGCAGTCAGATTGACATTAGCCACGCAGTCAGATTGACATTAGCCACGCAGTCAGATTGACATTAGCCACGCAGTCAGATAGACATTAGCCACGCAGTCAGATAAGACATTAGCCACGCAGTCAGATAAGACATTAGCCACGCAGTCAGATAAGACATTAGCCACGCAGTCAGATAAGACATTAGCCACGCAGTCAGATTGACATTAGCCACGCAGTCAGATAGACATTAGCCACGCAGTCAGATAGACATTAGCCACGCAGTCAGATAGACATTAGCCACGCAGTCAGATTGACATTAGCCACGCAGTCAGATAAGACATTAGCCACGCAGTCAGATAGACATTAGCCACGCAGTCAGATAGACATTAGCCACGCAGTCAGATAGACATTAGCCACGCAGTCAGATAGACATTAGCCACGCAGTCAGATAGACATTAGCCACGCAGTCAGATAGACATTAGCCACGCAGTCAGATTGACATTAGCCACGCAGTCAGATAGACATTAGCCACGCAGTCAGATAGACATTAGCCACGCAGTCAGATAGACATTAGCCACGCAGTCAGATTGACATTAGCCACGCAGTCAGATAGACATTAGCCACGCAGTCAGATAGACATTAGCCACGCAGTCAGATAGACATTAGCCACGCAGTCAGATAGACATTAGCCACGCAGTCAGATAGACATTAGCCACGCAGTCAGATAGACATTAGCCCCGCAGTCAGATAGACATTAGCCACGCAGTCAGATAGACATTAGCCACGCAGTCAGATAGACATTAGCCACGCAGTCAGATAGACATTAGCCACGCAGTCAGATAGACATTAGCCATGCAGTCAGATAGACATTAGCCACGCAGTCAGATAGACATTAGCCACGCAGTCAGATAGACATTAGCCACGCAGTCAGATAGACATTAGCCACGCAGTCAGATAGACATTAGCCACGCAGTCAGATAGACATTAGCCACGCAGTCAGATAGACATTAGCCACGCAGTCAGATAGACATTAGCCACGCAGTCAGATAGACATTAGCCACGCAGTCAGATAAGACATTAGCCACGCAGTCAGATAGACATTAGCCACTCAGTCAGATAGACATTAGCCACGCAGTCAGATAGACATTAGCCACGCAGTCAGATAGACATTAGCCACGCAGTCAGATAGACATTAGCCACGCAGTCAGATAGACATTAGCCACGCAG from Oncorhynchus clarkii lewisi isolate Uvic-CL-2024 unplaced genomic scaffold, UVic_Ocla_1.0 unplaced_contig_5548_pilon_pilon, whole genome shotgun sequence includes the following:
- the LOC139397090 gene encoding gamma-soluble NSF attachment protein-like gives rise to the protein METLLQGYDEQDEDQVHRVCNSALLKYMDNDYAKLAISLKVPGGGAKKKTAKPPQGGAGAPAASAEDDDDYEGGLC